GGATCGATATCGACGCCCACGCAACGGCCACCGGGAAAGGCTTTGGCCAGCTGCAGCAGGAAATTTCCGGTACCGCAGCCCACATCCAGGATCGCGCCACCGGCATCCATCAACGCCTTTACACCCGGCAGTTCGGGCAGGATCTTGCGGGCGGTGACCACGTGCAATCCCTGGGTGGAACCGGTAACCGTTTCGGTGAAATCTTCGCTGCGGCCCTGGTAGGGCACGGTGTCACCGGTGCGGAAGGCGGCGACGCAGCCGCGGAAATCCTCGGTGGCGAATTCGGTGCCGAGACGCACGTAGCTGCCCAGGTAGCGCGGATGCCCGGCGTTGGCAAGGATGGTGTCGATGTGCGGGGCGAGCCGCAGGCGGCCGGTCTTTTCACTTTCCACCAATCCCAGGCTGTATGCAGTGATACACCAGGTCGCGACATAGGGCGCATGGAGGCCGAGACGTTCGGCGATCGCGTCTGCGCTGGCATCCGGCGTTTCGGCGAGGGCCTGAAAAAGACCCAGGCGCACGCCGAGGTCGATCAGATGCATGGCGTTGAAGCCGCGGCGCCATTCGAAGATGCGGGCGACCTGCTGGTCGGCAGACAGGACATGGACGTTGTTGGTAGACATGGCTTTCCCCTCCCCGGGTTCATTGGCGCCATCGTGTGCTTTCAATAGGTGTAGTCCGCCCGGCGGGGTGGTGCAATGTAGCTTCGATCAGTGTGGTGCCAAGGGGTAACGCTGAAGGTGGTGCTTGCGTCGGGTGCGGGCGGCGGCCAGTACCGACTCCCGCTCGGTATCGGTGGCTTCGCCCCAGCGCGTGATCTCGACCACGGTGCGGAAGCAGCCCAGGCAGATGTCGTTGTCGTCGAGGCAGCAGAGGCGCACGCAGGGCGAAGCAATGCGCCCGTTTTCGTCGCGGGGCACCTCACTCACGCGAGTCGCTCGCACAGGGTGGTGAGCGTGGTATCGCAACGGGCTTCGATTTTTATGTCGAGCAGATCGTCGGCGCGGGTGCGACCCAGATTGATCGCCGCGATCGGTTTTCCCGCCGCAGCCGCCGCGCGGGCGAAGCGGTACCCGGAAAAGACCATCAGCGACGAACCGACGACCAGGAGAGCGTCGGCCTCATTTAACAGAGCCAGTGCCTGCTCGACCCGTGCCCTGGGCACCGCCTCGCCGAAAAAAACCACATGAGGTTTGATCAGACCTCCGCAGTGCGCGCAGCCGGGGATCTCGAAGTCGCCGAACTCGACGGTCTCGAGATCGGCATCGCCATCCGGTGCGATGGCGGCGGTCTGTTGGATGAAGCCGGGATTGCGCTCCTCCAGTGTGGCCTGGAAGGCGGCGCGGGCCGACTCAGTGCCGCAGTCGAGGCACACCACGGTGTCGAGCCGTCCATGCAGATCGATGACCCGCGCGCTGCCCGCGCCCTGGTGCAGGCGATCGATGTTCTGGGTGATCAGATGATGAACGTGTCCGCGTCGTTCCAGTTCCGCCAGGGCGTGATGGGTGACGTTGGGTTGGGCGGTGGCAAACCAGCTCCAGCCGACCAGGCTGCGTGCCCAATAGCGTTTGCGCACCGCTGCGCTGCGCAGAAACTTCTGATACTGCACCGGTTGTTTGCGCTTCCACTGGCCATCGAGATCCCGATAGTCGGGTATCCCCGAACCGGTGCTGACCCCCGCGCCGGTGAGCACGAGCAGCCGTGGGTGGGCGGCAAAAAAGCTGACCAGCTGATCTGGCGGGTTGCCTGTGTAACGCGGTCGGGAAGTTCCATTCATGCCGCCACCTTGTGTCGCTGCTGGCAAAACATCACTGTTTTGTACCGGGTGCCGGCGAGGAGTTCCCGTTGCGCCCGGGAAAGGCGCGCCGGCGGTGTTCTCGGCTTGCCAATAGCGTTGCTGTTGGCTGCGCCTTCGGGCCTACCCATCGCACCTCTGGGGTACAACACAGCACGCGGGGGAAGCTGAGACAGGTTCCAGTAAATTCCGGGCCAAACTCAACGCGGTGTGCGTAAGGTGTTAGCGTGCAATGTGTTTTCCCACAGCGCTTTGCCGTTGGCGTCGAAAACGCGAATGGTCATACGGCGATCACGCAGCGGGCCGTCGAAATCGAGACGGCAGAAATTGCGCTGATCCACATGGGTGCCGGGAATCAGGCCGGGGCGATCGATCTCGGCGTCACGCGCCGCCCACCCACGCGCGGTGAGCGGGGAGCAGGTGAGTTCGTAGAGCGGGTAGGCGCCCGGCCGTTCACTGCGGGCCAGTTCGGTACGGTGGCGGTCACCGGAGAGGAAAACCAGTCCCTCGATGCGCGCATCGCGCAGCCAGTCGAGAAACGCCTGTCGTTCGGCCGGGAAATGCTGCCACCCTTCGGCGCGTGAGACGTCGTTGAAGAGCTGACTGCCGTTGGCGATCACCTTGAAGGTAGCGGGCGAGGAGAGCAGCGCATCCTTGAGCCAGGCCAGTTGGGCCGCTCCGAGCATCACCTTGTCAGGGGTGTCGGGGGCGCGATCGCTGTTGCGGTACCAGCGGTCGTCGAGCAGAAAGAACTCCACGTCATGCCAGGCGAAGCGGGTGAAGATGCCGGGCGCCTCGGGCAGTCCGAAACTGGGATTGGGCCAGTAACGCTTGAAGAGTTCCAGGCTCGCCGGCTTGAGCACGTAGCTGGCGTTTGCGTTATTGGGGCCGTAATCGTGATCGTCCCAGATCGCATAGTGATGGGTGGTGCGCAGCAGCCTTTGCAGCGGTGGGAAGGCCCGCACCTGACGGTGGCGGGCGGCGATCCCCCAGGCGCTGTCGGCGTCGGCCTCGCGCAGATAGAGCGTGTCGCCCAGCCACAGCATCAGATCGGGTTTCTGATCGGCGATGGCATCGAAGATCTGGTAATCGCCCCCGTAGCCGCGGCCGGGACGGTCATAGGGCTTGTCATTGATGAAGGCGCACGAGCCGATGGCGGCGCTGAACGGAGGCGGGTCGCTGCGCCACTGCCAGAGAGGCTGGGTAGAGAAGTGGAGCGGCTCCCTGGGTTCCACCGACTGACCGTCGACCACCACCCGGTAGCGGTAGCGCGTGCCGGGTTCGAGGGCGCCGATAGCGAACTGCAGCACCCCGTCATGGGCTGGGATGATCGGTTGCGGGGGTGTGCGGATCGTCTGGGAGGGTTGTTGCTCGGGCCAGTACTCGATCGCCACCTGCTGCGCGTCGCGCACCTGAATCCAGAGCGCCACCGCACGCATGGCGCTATGACCCGGCATGGGGCCGATGATGTAGGGCCCGGCGGCATGGCTGGCCGCGACAGGAGCCAGCAGACAAGCGATGAGCATGAAATTACGGAGATGCACGATGACCACGGTTCCTTGGTTGGACGGGCAGGATACTAGAACCTATCTCAGAATCCCGCGCGAGCTGTGCCGATCGCTTGTGGTTCGAGCGCCAGGCGCGGTGAGCGTGGTTGGGTCATTCCCAATGAGCGAGCCGCAACACCGTGCTGGAGCCACGAGCGCCCGGCCCTTCGGGTTGGCCCCAGAGGTGCGCTGGCGGTGTTCTCGACTTGCCAATAGCGTTGCTATTGGCTGCGCCTTCGGGCCTACCCAGCGCACCCCTGGGGCTCAACACAGCACGCGCGGGATTCTGAGATAGGTTCTAATCTCAAAATCCCCCGCGCGCGTGCCGGTCGTGGTATGTGGGTCCGGTACGAAAACCAGACCGGCCAAAATCCCCCGCGCGCGTGCCGGTCGTGATGACCTGTCGCCGCTCAGCGGCCACGGGTTCTACGCCGCCGCCGCGACAGAGCGCGGCGCAGGATATGCACCCACGGGCTCCATGTGCGGGGTGTCGGAGTATGGCCGAGCTGCAGCTCGGCCTTATCGAGGGCGTCCTCGATCAACGCATCGTGCAGTGGGCGAAACGCCAGCGGCCAGCTGAAACGGGCCTTGCCGTCCGCCACCATCTCCAATCGGTGGCGCAGCAGGGAGTGCTGGTCGTCCACGCGTTCGATCTCGAAGCCGTGTTGACCCTGAAACCCCTGGGGCCCGGTGAAGGTAAAAAGGATGCTGCGCCCCGGACGGTAGTTGGCGATGAAATAGCGAATCGGGCCGTGCCCGCCCACCGCGCCCTTGCCCAGCGGCCGATCGAAACGCATTGCCGGCCAACGTTCGCGCGGCCAGATTTGGTCGTTGCTCGAGGCGAGAGTGTCGAGCAGGGCACCGAGTTGCTCGGTGCTGGCCGTGATGATTCGTTCGTGAATATTGCGTACCCGCATCGCTCAAAACCCTTCTGTCGGTTGCAGCCGAGTGATGATTTCAGAGTGCCGTGTGGTCACAATGCTCGCTTGGGCATCGGGGGGCAGGAGCTTGCGCCAAATCCGCCGCCGGATTTATTGCGGCGAACCGCAGTTCGACCGTGCCATCTTCCCCCGCTCGGCTCTTTGCGCCACGCCGTTCCCCTCAGCCCAGGATGCGCCCATTGTCTGGCAGATTGTAGCCGTGGAGCCGTTGAATCCCTACTTTCAAAGCTTCGGCTGCCACTGCTGCCGGCAGGCAGCGGCCAATGCTGCGACCCTGAAAGGCATCGAGTGTGGCTACAGCAATCCCGGTACCGCCGGAATCGGTGCTGTCAGACGCGCGGTGTTCGGCCGCCCAACTCCAATGGCGCCCGGGTTTCAGCACCAACAGCCAATCGAGTTCCTGCTCGGTCAGAGCGCTGCGCGGCACCAGATAACGCTGTTGGCGGCTCTGCGGTGGGAGTTGCTCCACCGTGACCATAAACGAACGAACGTACTTTTATCACGGGTGGTTTTCAGACACCGCGACCAGGGGTGCGGGTCAGAGACGCAGAATGTTCGTAATGCGTAACGCCGAAGTTTCATAGTAAGCTGCGGCATTCGTTTGCTCTCCAACAATTTCCTGATGTCCCTGCTGAACAGCAATGCCTTTCTCTACAGCTTCGTGGTCCTGGTCTGGGGTTCCAGCTGGCTGGCCATGAAGTACCAGGTGGGTGTGGTACCGCCGGAACAATCGATCGCGTATCGGTTTCTGCTCGCCGCGCTGCTGCTCTGGGGTTTTGCCTGGTGGAGGCGCACGAAGTTGCGCTATACGTTGCTGCAACACGGGTGGATGGCGCTGCTCGGACTGACGCTCTTTTCGTTCAACTATCTGTTGGTCTATCTGTCCGCCGCCTACATCACCAGCGGGTTGATTGCGGTGGTCTTTTCTTCGTTGGTGGTGATGAACATCGTCAACGGGGCAATTTTCTTTCGTCAGCGCATCCAGCCACGCGTGGTGGGGGGTGCCGTCGTCGGTTTGGCGGGTATCTCGCTGGTCTTTCTGCCCGAACTCGAGGGCTTCGATCTCTCCAGCGCCGCCTTTACCGCCCTGGGCTTGAGTCTGGCCGGTACCTATATCGCGTCGCTGGGCACCATGGTATCGCTGCGCACTCAGCGCGCGGGGATCGCGGTGCTTCCCAGCAACGCCTACAGCATGGCCTACGGTGCCTTGTGGATGCTGGCCTTTACGGTGGTGCGTGGCGAGACGCTGGTATTCGAAGTGTCAGTGAGCTACGTAACCTCGTTGCTCTACCTGGCGGTACCCGCTTCAGCCATGGGTTTTTTCTGTTTCCTGACCTTGCTCAGTCGTATCGGCCCGGATCGTGCCGCCTATGCCACCGTGCTTTTTCCCGTGGTGGCCCTGGCGCTTTCCACTGTGGCGGAAGGCTATCAGTGGACCTGGCTGGCGGCGCTGGGTGTAATGATGGTGGTCGGGGGTAACGTGCTCATCCTGGATAAGGGGTGGTTGCGGGCCCGGCTGTTCGGTCGGCCTGCGATCGCTGCCGGCAGCGAATCTGAATAACGGGACGACGCTGCCCCCTATTTTTGGGTGGACTGCTTCGACGGAGGTTGCAGCGCGTCCAGCGGGTAGCCGCTGAACGGTTTGGTGCGATCCATGACCACATGGCTGCACAGTTCGATGACCCCGGCGCCCGCCTCGATGAGTCGGTCGCTGACTGTTTGATAGTGGCGCATGTCGCGGCAGACGACGTTGAGCATGTAATCGAAGACGCCACTCACCTGGTGGCACTCGACGACCTCGTCCAGTGATTTCACCTCGGCCTCGAAGCGTTCCATGTGCTTTTTGCGATGGTCGTGCAGGGTGATCGTGGCGATGATGGTCACCGATTGGCAGACCTGTTCGAGATCGATGCGCGCCCCGAATCCCTCTACCACCCCCTCCTCCTGAAGCCGGCGTACGCGATCCAGGCAGGCGCTGGGCGAGAGACCGACCCGTTCCGCCAATGCCTGATTGGTGATGCGCCCATCGTGCTGCAATTCGGCCAGCAAGCGCAGGTTGATCCGGTCCAGTTTCATGCGATGCCCCTTTGCCAGTACAACTGAAGATTATTCGGTTTCTTGGGTATTCGGGCGCATTTCCGTCGTCTTTGATTCGATATATCCCAACCTATTCGGTGCGATTTATGGCAACCTTTTCCGTTAAATCAATTGCTTAAAGCGCTGAAGCAAGGCGCTCATAAAGCATAGATCACAGCCAAATGATATTTGGCTGGTGGTCGCAGATGTCACGCCCAAGGTTGGGAGGTGTGGATGTACAGCCAGCACATCACCTTGATTCAGGCCGCTTTCAGCGGCGGAGCCGGGATTTCCGGATGTGAACTTGCACCGTCGGCCCTGCGTCAGGCCGGGCTGGGAAACGCACTGCGCCTTACCGGGCATTGGGTGCGTGAGGCCGAACTCGATCTGACGGACTGCGCGCCCAGCGGGCGTGCCGCGCTGCCCCAATTGGTCACGGCGTGTCAGCGTGTGCGCACAGCGGTGGACGCAGCGCTGGCCGTTGGTGAACTACCCATTCTGGTTGGCGGCGACCATAGCCTGAGTATCGGATCGCTCGCCGCCGTTGCACGGCATTGCGCCCAGCGCAGGCGGCCGTTATGGGTGCTGTGGTTCGATGCCCATGCGGATTTCAACACCATAGTCACATCCCCGTCCGGGAACGTTCATGGTATGCCCGTAGCCGCGGTATGCGGTCTGGGTGATGCCGCACTGCTGGCGGTGGGCGATCGGGTTCCCATGGTGGATCCCGACCACCTGTATCTGTTGGGAGTGCGGGCCGTCGACACGGTGGAACGCGAGTTGCTGCAGGGTTCTCCGGTCAACGTGTATACCGCGCAGGATGCGCGGGACCACGGTCTTGCCACCTTGGTCGAGGGAGTGCTGCGGCAGGTGGCGGCCAGCGGCGGACACCTGCATGTCAGTCTCGACATCGATGTGATGGATCCTCTGGTGGCGCCGGGCGTCGGGAGTCCTGAGGCGCATGGAATCGAACCGCAACAGATGCAGCAGGCTTTGCAGTGCATTGCACAGAGTGGATTGCTGGCGTCACTGGACGTGATGGAGCTCAACCCGCTCCAGGATTTCTGCGGCGTTACGGCGCGCCTCACCGTCGGCCTCGTTGAGACCGTGGTGGGACGAGCCGCGACCATCAGATCAGCCGGTAGTTTTTAGTGAAAGGAGTCGGCCTATGAAAACGTTGAGCACAGTGCGGGAAATGGAGATGCCGCATCGTTCACAGCAGGAGATCATGGCGCAGGCCGAGCACTATGGCGCCACCAATTACCATCCGCTGCCCGTCGTGTTGGCGCAGGCCGACGATGTCTGGGTATGGGACAGCGAAGGCAGGCGCTATCTCGATTGCCTGAGCGCCTACTCCGCGGTCAATCAGGGTCACCGCCATCCGCGCATCGTCCAGGCGTTGAAGGATCAGGCCGAGCGCCTGACGCTCACCTCGCGCGCCTTCCACAACGATCGCATGGGCCCGTTCCTGGAGAGACTCTGCAACCTCGCCGAGATGGATCGGGCGCTACCCATGAACACCGGTGCCGAGGCGGTGGAGACCGCCATCAAGACCGCCCGCAAATGGGGTTACACGGTCAAGGGCGTGGCGCACGATCAGGCGGAGATCATCGTCTGCCGCAACAATTTCCATGGCCGCACCACCACCATCGTCGGCTTCTCCAGCGAAGCGCAATACCGCGACGGTTTTGGTCCCTTTGCGCCGGGTTTCAAAACTATCGATTTTGGCGATTCCGCCCAGCTCGAAGCGGCCATCACCGCCAACACGGTGGCGTTTCTGGTCGAGCCGATCCAGGGCGAGGGCGGGATTGTGGTGCCGCCGAGCGGCTATTTCACCACGGTGCGTCGTATCTGCTCCCGGTACAACGTGCTCTACATCGCCGACGAGATCCAAACCGGACTGGGGCGCACCGGTAAGCGGTTTGCCTATCAGCATGATCACGACGCGAAACCCGACATGCTGATCGTCGGCAAGGCACTGGGCGGTGGTGTCTATCCGGTATCGGCGGTCATCGCCCCCGAGGCGGTGCTCGGCGTGTTCCGGCCCGGCGATCACGGCAGCACTTTTGGTGGCAATCCGCTGGGGGCTGCGGTGGCCGATGTCGCGCTGCAGGTGCTGGAAGATGAGCGCCTGGCCGAGCGTGCCGCGGAGTCCGGTGCCTACCTGATGGCGCGGCTGAAGAAGATTCAGAGTTGCAAGATTGCCGAGGTGCGCGGCAGGGGATTGCTGATCGGCATCGAGTTGACCCCGGAGGTGGGACACGCCCGTCGCTACTGCGAACAACTTCTCGAACGCGGTCTGCTCTGCAAGGAGACCCACGAGCGGGTGGTGCGCCTCGCCCCGCCTCTGACCATTCGCCGTCCGCAGCTCGATTTCATGCTGGAGCAGATCGAGGCGGTGTTGGCCGGGTGACCAAGAGGGGCGAGCCGTTTCTTCGCGGTCCTGAAACCTGGCGCGATTCAGGCGAGTCACTGCATCAGATAGTGGTCTACCACCAGAAAGCCGAACAGCAGCGCCAGATAAGCGATGGAGTAACTGAACAGCTCCATCGCCCTGGCGTCATCCGCGCTGCGAAACAGCAGCCACGCTTTACGCACGAATTCCAGACCGAGAATGACCGCCCCGGCAAGATAGAGATAGCCGGACATGCGCACCGCGAACGGTAGCAGGGTCACCGCAAACAGCAGGCCGCTGTAGAGCAGGATCTGCAGCTTGGTAAACGGTACGCCATGGGTGACCGGCAGCATGGGCAGTCCGGCGCGTGCGTACTCCTCGCGGCGGCGGATAGCCAGGGGCCAGAAATGGGGTGGGGTCCAGATGAAGATGATCAGAAACAACAGGAACGCCTCCAGCGTGACCTCGCCGGTCACCGCCGCCCAGCCGAGCAGGGGTGGCGCGGCACCGGCCGCCCCACCCCAAACGATGTTCTGTGGTGTGGTGCGTTTGAGAAACAGGGTGTAGATCACCGCGTAACCGATCAGCGAGGTAAAGGTCAGCACGGCGGTCAGCGGATTGACCCAGGCTGCCAGCAACACCATGGCGGTCGCGCCCAGGGTGAGGGCAAAAACCAGGGCGCGGCGCTGGTCGAGGCGCCCGGTGGGCAATGGACGGCCGCGGGTGCGTTCCATCCGCGCGTCGCTGCGCTCCTCCACCAGATGGTTGATGGCGGCGCCGCTGGCTGCAGCCAGGGCGATGCCGAGGGTACCGAACACCAGGGGCTGCCACGGCACCATGCCGGGTATTGCCAGCAGCATGCCCACCACCGCAGTAAAGACGATCAGCAGTACCACCTTGGGTTTGGTTAGCTCGTAGTAACTGCGCCAGGCTCCGGGGGAGGCGGTGGCGGGCAGTGCCGGATCGCGAGCGCTCATTGCCGCGGTACCCTCCAGTCTTTGGAAACCTTGAGCAGACGCTTGAGATCCTTGAGCAGATCTTTGGCGGATGCTGTTGCAGGGTAGTACATCATGGCGTCGCCCAGCGGATCGATCAGCACCACCGCCCCGGGCTCCAGTGGTTGATCGATCAGTTGATCCCTTTGCGATACACCCAGCATCAGGCGCGGGTCGTCCTGCTTTAACCGGGTGACGCTGTCCGCTGCGGGCGATGTGGAAAAGAGGAGCATCCGTTCGACGCGCGCGCGCTCGACGCCGGCCGCGCGGCGCACCTGACGCAGTTCATGGAGGCGCGCCACGCAGCGCGGGCCACAGTCGGAACCGGTGATCAGCAGAATGATCCAGGTGTTGGCCGCTTCTGCAAGCGTCATTGGCCGGTCGTCGACCCCCTGCAGTCGCCACGTTGCCGCAGCGACGGGCGGATCGATCAGCATGCCCCGATTGGCTTGCGACTGGGGCAGCCAGCCGGGATTGAGATAGAAGAGGACGGCAGCCAGAAACGGCAAGCCGAAGATCATTGCCATGGCCCACAACGGACCCAAACCGCGCCTGGAAGGGGTCCGCGCGAGGGGTTCAGCACTCATTCGTTCCTCTCCTTTTTGCGCGAGAGCGCCGCCCAAACGATGAGCGCCATGGCGCTGAAGGCGAACCACTGGATCGCGTAGCCATAGTGCATGCTGGGATCGGGCTGCGGCAGGGTCCAGCTGCGCTGATAGCCATCGGGAACATCGGCATCCAGCAGCAGCACCAGCGGCAGGGTGTATTCCCCACTGCGGGCGCTGAAGAGGTCTGGATCGGCAAACAGCCACGGCCGGTGCCACGGCGTCGCATCGCTGTTGGCGGGACCGAGGCGCAGCGGCGGTGCAGCGGGCGAGACCAGTCGGCCGGTAACGTTCACCGTTTGCGTGTCGCTGGTGAGCGCTGCCAGATCGGCGCCAGCCTGAGCATTCGCCACCCAACCGCGATTGACCAGAAGGGTGCGCGCGCTGCCGGCGATGCGCAATGGGGTGATGATATGCGCACCCTGCACCCCCTGATTGCGGCGATGTGCGATGTGAAACTGGTGCTCGAAGTCGTAGCGCCCGCGGAGTTCGACCCGGGTGAAGCGCAGATCGGCGCTCTGCGCAAAGTCGATATCGCCAATGGCGATCGGTTGCTGATCGAAACGCTCGCTCAACAAGGCAGCGAGCTGGGCCTTCTCCTCGGCGCGCTGCAGTTGCCAGACGCCGAGCGCCAGGCAGAGCATTGCCACCAGGGTCGCGGCCAGGGTCAAACCCAGGCGCGGTCGAAATTCCTGACCGCCGATGCGTAGAGAGGTGCTATAACTCATGTATGTCTCGGGTCTCCGGAGTCGATGTGGCGAGTCCCGGACCGATACGGGCCCGCAA
This genomic window from Pseudomonadota bacterium contains:
- a CDS encoding class I SAM-dependent methyltransferase, translating into MSTNNVHVLSADQQVARIFEWRRGFNAMHLIDLGVRLGLFQALAETPDASADAIAERLGLHAPYVATWCITAYSLGLVESEKTGRLRLAPHIDTILANAGHPRYLGSYVRLGTEFATEDFRGCVAAFRTGDTVPYQGRSEDFTETVTGSTQGLHVVTARKILPELPGVKALMDAGGAILDVGCGTGNFLLQLAKAFPGGRCVGVDIDPVGIAVAKRRIAAADLGDRVAAIEGPIASVQPATFDIVVMVEVLHEIEPAVRPRVVSECAQALRPGGWLVIVDETYPSTLEQARQPEYQFPLQTGFEELLWGNVVPTREEQEQLLREAGFTGPVDRSLLGEGFTLLTTRLPDQHLQT
- a CDS encoding DUF1289 domain-containing protein, producing the protein MPRDENGRIASPCVRLCCLDDNDICLGCFRTVVEITRWGEATDTERESVLAAARTRRKHHLQRYPLAPH
- a CDS encoding NAD-dependent protein deacetylase, whose product is MNGTSRPRYTGNPPDQLVSFFAAHPRLLVLTGAGVSTGSGIPDYRDLDGQWKRKQPVQYQKFLRSAAVRKRYWARSLVGWSWFATAQPNVTHHALAELERRGHVHHLITQNIDRLHQGAGSARVIDLHGRLDTVVCLDCGTESARAAFQATLEERNPGFIQQTAAIAPDGDADLETVEFGDFEIPGCAHCGGLIKPHVVFFGEAVPRARVEQALALLNEADALLVVGSSLMVFSGYRFARAAAAAGKPIAAINLGRTRADDLLDIKIEARCDTTLTTLCERLA
- a CDS encoding alkaline phosphatase family protein — protein: MVIVHLRNFMLIACLLAPVAASHAAGPYIIGPMPGHSAMRAVALWIQVRDAQQVAIEYWPEQQPSQTIRTPPQPIIPAHDGVLQFAIGALEPGTRYRYRVVVDGQSVEPREPLHFSTQPLWQWRSDPPPFSAAIGSCAFINDKPYDRPGRGYGGDYQIFDAIADQKPDLMLWLGDTLYLREADADSAWGIAARHRQVRAFPPLQRLLRTTHHYAIWDDHDYGPNNANASYVLKPASLELFKRYWPNPSFGLPEAPGIFTRFAWHDVEFFLLDDRWYRNSDRAPDTPDKVMLGAAQLAWLKDALLSSPATFKVIANGSQLFNDVSRAEGWQHFPAERQAFLDWLRDARIEGLVFLSGDRHRTELARSERPGAYPLYELTCSPLTARGWAARDAEIDRPGLIPGTHVDQRNFCRLDFDGPLRDRRMTIRVFDANGKALWENTLHANTLRTPR
- a CDS encoding SRPBCC family protein, with translation MRVRNIHERIITASTEQLGALLDTLASSNDQIWPRERWPAMRFDRPLGKGAVGGHGPIRYFIANYRPGRSILFTFTGPQGFQGQHGFEIERVDDQHSLLRHRLEMVADGKARFSWPLAFRPLHDALIEDALDKAELQLGHTPTPRTWSPWVHILRRALSRRRRRTRGR
- a CDS encoding EamA family transporter; this translates as MSLLNSNAFLYSFVVLVWGSSWLAMKYQVGVVPPEQSIAYRFLLAALLLWGFAWWRRTKLRYTLLQHGWMALLGLTLFSFNYLLVYLSAAYITSGLIAVVFSSLVVMNIVNGAIFFRQRIQPRVVGGAVVGLAGISLVFLPELEGFDLSSAAFTALGLSLAGTYIASLGTMVSLRTQRAGIAVLPSNAYSMAYGALWMLAFTVVRGETLVFEVSVSYVTSLLYLAVPASAMGFFCFLTLLSRIGPDRAAYATVLFPVVALALSTVAEGYQWTWLAALGVMMVVGGNVLILDKGWLRARLFGRPAIAAGSESE
- a CDS encoding Lrp/AsnC family transcriptional regulator; this translates as MKLDRINLRLLAELQHDGRITNQALAERVGLSPSACLDRVRRLQEEGVVEGFGARIDLEQVCQSVTIIATITLHDHRKKHMERFEAEVKSLDEVVECHQVSGVFDYMLNVVCRDMRHYQTVSDRLIEAGAGVIELCSHVVMDRTKPFSGYPLDALQPPSKQSTQK
- a CDS encoding arginase, giving the protein MYSQHITLIQAAFSGGAGISGCELAPSALRQAGLGNALRLTGHWVREAELDLTDCAPSGRAALPQLVTACQRVRTAVDAALAVGELPILVGGDHSLSIGSLAAVARHCAQRRRPLWVLWFDAHADFNTIVTSPSGNVHGMPVAAVCGLGDAALLAVGDRVPMVDPDHLYLLGVRAVDTVERELLQGSPVNVYTAQDARDHGLATLVEGVLRQVAASGGHLHVSLDIDVMDPLVAPGVGSPEAHGIEPQQMQQALQCIAQSGLLASLDVMELNPLQDFCGVTARLTVGLVETVVGRAATIRSAGSF
- the rocD gene encoding ornithine--oxo-acid transaminase, whose amino-acid sequence is MPHRSQQEIMAQAEHYGATNYHPLPVVLAQADDVWVWDSEGRRYLDCLSAYSAVNQGHRHPRIVQALKDQAERLTLTSRAFHNDRMGPFLERLCNLAEMDRALPMNTGAEAVETAIKTARKWGYTVKGVAHDQAEIIVCRNNFHGRTTTIVGFSSEAQYRDGFGPFAPGFKTIDFGDSAQLEAAITANTVAFLVEPIQGEGGIVVPPSGYFTTVRRICSRYNVLYIADEIQTGLGRTGKRFAYQHDHDAKPDMLIVGKALGGGVYPVSAVIAPEAVLGVFRPGDHGSTFGGNPLGAAVADVALQVLEDERLAERAAESGAYLMARLKKIQSCKIAEVRGRGLLIGIELTPEVGHARRYCEQLLERGLLCKETHERVVRLAPPLTIRRPQLDFMLEQIEAVLAG
- a CDS encoding protoheme IX farnesyltransferase — protein: MSARDPALPATASPGAWRSYYELTKPKVVLLIVFTAVVGMLLAIPGMVPWQPLVFGTLGIALAAASGAAINHLVEERSDARMERTRGRPLPTGRLDQRRALVFALTLGATAMVLLAAWVNPLTAVLTFTSLIGYAVIYTLFLKRTTPQNIVWGGAAGAAPPLLGWAAVTGEVTLEAFLLFLIIFIWTPPHFWPLAIRRREEYARAGLPMLPVTHGVPFTKLQILLYSGLLFAVTLLPFAVRMSGYLYLAGAVILGLEFVRKAWLLFRSADDARAMELFSYSIAYLALLFGFLVVDHYLMQ
- a CDS encoding SURF1 family protein, giving the protein MACGPVSVRDSPHRLRRPETYMSYSTSLRIGGQEFRPRLGLTLAATLVAMLCLALGVWQLQRAEEKAQLAALLSERFDQQPIAIGDIDFAQSADLRFTRVELRGRYDFEHQFHIAHRRNQGVQGAHIITPLRIAGSARTLLVNRGWVANAQAGADLAALTSDTQTVNVTGRLVSPAAPPLRLGPANSDATPWHRPWLFADPDLFSARSGEYTLPLVLLLDADVPDGYQRSWTLPQPDPSMHYGYAIQWFAFSAMALIVWAALSRKKERNE